A region of Sugiyamaella lignohabitans strain CBS 10342 chromosome A, complete sequence DNA encodes the following proteins:
- the JEN1 gene encoding Jen1p (Monocarboxylate/proton symporter of the plasma membrane; transport activity is dependent on the pH gradient across the membrane; mediates high-affinity uptake of carbon sources lactate, pyuvate, and acetate, and also of the micronutrient selenite, whose structure mimics that of monocarboxylates; expression and localization are tightly regulated, with transcription repression, mRNA degradation, and protein endocytosis and degradation all occurring in the presence of glucose; GO_component: GO:0016021 - integral component of membrane [Evidence IEA,IEA]; GO_component: GO:0016021 - integral component of membrane [Evidence ISM] [PMID 12192589]; GO_component: GO:0016020 - membrane [Evidence IEA,IEA]; GO_component: GO:0005739 - mitochondrion [Evidence IDA] [PMID 14576278]; GO_component: GO:0005739 - mitochondrion [Evidence IDA] [PMID 16823961]; GO_component: GO:0005886 - plasma membrane [Evidence IDA] [PMID 17710650]; GO_function: GO:0015144 - carbohydrate transmembrane transporter activity [Evidence IEA]; GO_function: GO:0015355 - secondary active monocarboxylate transmembrane transporter activity [Evidence IMP] [PMID 17710650]; GO_function: GO:0097079 - selenite:proton symporter activity [Evidence IMP] [PMID 20861301]; GO_function: GO:0022857 - transmembrane transporter activity [Evidence IEA]; GO_process: GO:0034219 - carbohydrate transmembrane transport [Evidence IEA]; GO_process: GO:0035879 - plasma membrane lactate transport [Evidence IMP] [PMID 10198029]; GO_process: GO:0035879 - plasma membrane lactate transport [Evidence IMP] [PMID 17710650]; GO_process: GO:0006849 - plasma membrane pyruvate transport [Evidence IMP] [PMID 17710650]; GO_process: GO:0097080 - plasma membrane selenite transport [Evidence IMP] [PMID 20861301]; GO_process: GO:0055085 - transmembrane transport [Evidence IEA]; GO_process: GO:0006810 - transport [Evidence IEA]) produces the protein MMTAKQWNFFAVAFLGWTWDAVDFFTVSLTATDIAKTFDKEVSEITWGITLVLMLRSVGALIFGLAGDKWGRKWPFIANLFLFIVLEIGTGFAQTYSGFLACRALFGIAMGGLYGNAA, from the coding sequence ATGATGACTGCCAAACAGTGGAATTTCTTCGCTGTGGCATTTCTAGGTTGGACTTGggatgctgttgatttcttcactgTATCGCTTACTGCTACCGATATCGCTAAAACGTTTGATAAAGAGGTGTCTGAGATCACATGGGGAATCACTCTGGTGCTCATGTTAAGATCTGTTGGCGCCCTCATTTTTGGTCTTGCCGGTGATAAATGGGGCCGTAAATGGCCGTTCATTGCCAATCTGTTTTTGTTCATTGTCTTGGAAATCGGCACGGGATTCGCCCAAACCTACAGCGGATTCCTGGCATGTCGAGCGCTCTTCGGCATCGCCATGGGCGGTCTGTATGGTAACGCTGCGTAA